From one Montipora capricornis isolate CH-2021 chromosome 10, ASM3666992v2, whole genome shotgun sequence genomic stretch:
- the LOC138020403 gene encoding QRFP-like peptide receptor — translation MKTISFQIGTSGNFSEKSSIQNSTESCWWIDDADSIINRFNIFWSTTSLIGNVLIILVVYKRKELRRTINYFIVNMAVSDFLISGLIIGMASQSLVDNSWSSYMAFGSSTGLIPCMLKVLLQAISFAVSSQSFVWIALDRFVAVVIPMKVHFISTRFRSFAIASTWVFAIVAVSPLLFFIFFEENEKTKCVLIGYPGVSRMAITYFKVYTAVFQIVPFLAVTFFYGAITLTLKRQDKFLNANKVHQHSKTKGRAIKMTFSIVTAFYIFFFPLLTASLIWEYQIVNDCSASMRMLWNASFGLMHVSWTINPVLCFTFIQSYRNGLKEVLRAWWNKSSAFLQLPQSLKGRCKGIDLNEKRAFSWNLRSQGATAFQLNYVTESSKGQVLDHYS, via the coding sequence ATGAAGACGATCTCCTTTCAAATTGGTACATCAGGAAATTTCAGCGAAaaatcatcgattcaaaattccACGGAAAGCTGTTGGTGGATTGACGATGCAGATTCTATAATCAACAGGTTTAATATTTTCTGGTCCACAACTAGTTTAATTGGCAACGTTCTTATCATACTTGTCGTCTATAAACGAAAGGAATTGAGAAGGACGATCAACTACTTCATTGTCAATATGGCGGTTTCAGACTTCTTGATTTCAGGACTAATTATTGGGATGGCATCACAATCGCTAGTGGACAATTCCTGGTCCTCGTACATGGCATTCGGTAGCTCGACTGGATTAATCCCTTGCATGTTAAAAGTTTTGCTACAAGCTATATCGTTCGCGGTTTCTTCACAAAGTTTCGTTTGGATTGCGTTAGATCGTTTTGTTGCTGTAGTCATTCCAATGAAAGTTCATTTCATCTCCACAAGATTTCGTTCATTTGCCATTGCATCTACCTGGGTTTTTGCTATTGTAGCGGTTTCTCCTTTATTGTTTTTCATCTTCTTCGAAGAAAATGAGAAAACTAAGTGCGTGCTTATCGGTTACCCAGGCGTGTCTCGCATGGCCATAACTTATTTTAAAGTTTATACGGCCGTCTTTCAGATTGTTCCATTTCTTGCCGTGACTTTTTTCTACGGCGCTATAACATTGACTCTAAAAAGACAAGACAAATTCCTCAACgcaaataaagtacatcagcaCAGCAAAACGAAAGGCCGAGCGATCAAAATGACCTTCAGCATTGTCACTgcgttttatatttttttctttcctttgcttACAGCCTCTCTCATATGGGAATATCAAATAGTAAATGATTGCTCTGCTTCGATGAGAATGCTTTGGAATGCTTCCTTCGGTCTTATGCACGTATCCTGGACGATCAACCCAGTCCTTTGCTTCACATTCATTCAAAGTTATCGTAACGGCCTTAAGGAAGTTTTACGTGCATGGTGGAACAAGTCTTCGGCATTTTTACAGCTGCCACAATCATTGAAAGGACGTTGCAAGGGAATAGATCTCAACGAGAAAAGGGCATTTTCCTGGAACTTGAGGTCGCAAGGGGCTACAGCCTTTCAACTCAATTACGTCACCGAATCGTCAAAAGGACAAGTCCTCGACCACTACTCTTGA